Proteins encoded within one genomic window of Microbacterium soli:
- a CDS encoding YhgE/Pip family protein, with the protein MTLRIERARSRRPITWLTLIGVLLLPAIIGGVLVVALQNPTGRLDTMTAAVVNLDEPVTVDGQYTPLGRQLAAGLVEGSDDMKSNLTWAISNEKDAAEGLGDGTYQAVVTIPRSFSADATSAGAALQDADGTAEQARITVTTPPDGRVADDLITSQIATVASSTMGTMLSEATVGNVLVGFTTIGDQIGQAADGAAALADGARSAADGAAALPGGATQLADGAHRLSDGASTLAGGLGTISSKAREAGAGATRLGQGLNAGAAMLERDGLIPDELFAAADGAAQATAGVQQAVDGAKLATAGVQQGVDGLAKQLAAAAALCDPATTEELCAKLAAAVDTADALVTPSAQAAGAAATAAQYAGPAAQAASGTAAGLRAFDEAAPAELAGQMRTAGSAAVQLGGGLDLLADGVSQSASGASALASGATGLGDGATALADGAGELADGVDALASGTGELADGLRTASASLPSFDEQQSTELAAVIANPVKASAESGALFGPTAIPLLSVVVLWFGALASFIALRAVPGDPLTSRRPSASMVLRGFWPAAALGAGQGVLVALIVQIVADYDAATWWGFAGFAVLAGISFAAVNQALVALLSGIGRWVGALVGVVAFATGLISTIPGWLAGLGYAMPTAPALGGLIAPNGAAASGLVVWAVLSLGAATLAVALRRTTSAKAVLAAA; encoded by the coding sequence GTGACTCTCCGCATCGAACGCGCGCGCTCGCGGCGCCCGATCACGTGGCTGACCCTGATCGGCGTGCTGCTGCTGCCGGCGATCATCGGCGGCGTGCTCGTGGTCGCGCTGCAGAACCCGACCGGGCGACTCGACACCATGACGGCCGCCGTCGTCAACCTCGACGAGCCGGTGACCGTCGACGGGCAGTACACCCCGCTCGGGCGGCAGCTGGCCGCCGGCCTCGTCGAGGGCTCCGACGACATGAAGTCCAACCTCACCTGGGCCATCTCGAATGAGAAGGACGCCGCCGAGGGACTCGGCGACGGCACCTACCAGGCGGTCGTGACGATCCCGAGGAGCTTCTCGGCCGATGCCACGTCGGCCGGTGCCGCCCTGCAGGACGCGGACGGCACCGCGGAGCAGGCGCGGATCACCGTCACCACCCCGCCCGACGGGCGCGTCGCCGACGACCTGATCACGAGTCAGATCGCGACGGTCGCCTCGTCGACCATGGGCACGATGCTCAGCGAGGCGACGGTCGGGAACGTGCTGGTCGGATTCACGACCATCGGCGACCAGATCGGGCAGGCCGCCGACGGTGCCGCAGCCCTCGCCGACGGGGCGCGGTCGGCTGCTGACGGGGCGGCGGCTCTGCCGGGCGGTGCCACCCAGCTCGCCGACGGCGCGCACAGGCTGTCCGACGGAGCGTCGACGCTGGCCGGCGGCCTGGGAACGATCTCCTCGAAGGCCCGCGAAGCGGGTGCCGGGGCGACCCGGCTGGGTCAGGGTCTCAACGCCGGCGCGGCGATGCTGGAGCGCGACGGGCTCATCCCCGACGAGCTGTTCGCCGCGGCGGACGGCGCGGCACAGGCGACCGCGGGCGTGCAGCAGGCCGTCGATGGGGCGAAGCTCGCCACGGCCGGCGTGCAGCAGGGCGTGGACGGTCTCGCGAAACAGCTGGCCGCGGCGGCCGCCCTGTGCGACCCCGCCACCACCGAGGAGCTGTGCGCGAAGCTCGCTGCGGCCGTCGACACGGCCGACGCGCTGGTGACGCCGTCCGCACAGGCCGCGGGCGCCGCGGCGACGGCCGCGCAGTATGCGGGGCCCGCTGCGCAGGCCGCGTCCGGAACAGCCGCGGGCCTGAGGGCTTTCGACGAAGCCGCACCAGCCGAGCTCGCCGGGCAGATGCGCACCGCAGGTTCCGCGGCCGTGCAGCTGGGCGGCGGTCTGGACCTGCTGGCCGACGGCGTCTCGCAGTCGGCGTCCGGAGCGTCCGCGCTCGCCTCCGGCGCGACCGGGCTCGGCGACGGAGCGACGGCCCTGGCCGACGGCGCGGGCGAGCTCGCGGACGGTGTCGACGCCCTGGCGTCCGGCACCGGCGAACTGGCCGACGGGCTGAGGACCGCATCCGCCTCGCTGCCGTCGTTCGACGAGCAGCAGTCCACGGAGCTCGCCGCCGTCATCGCGAACCCCGTGAAGGCGTCGGCCGAGTCGGGTGCCCTGTTCGGCCCGACCGCGATCCCGCTGCTGTCGGTGGTGGTGCTGTGGTTCGGCGCGCTGGCCTCGTTCATCGCGCTGCGCGCCGTGCCCGGCGATCCTCTCACCTCGCGCCGCCCGTCGGCGTCGATGGTACTGCGCGGGTTCTGGCCCGCGGCAGCGCTGGGTGCGGGCCAGGGCGTGCTGGTGGCGCTGATCGTGCAGATCGTCGCCGACTACGACGCGGCGACGTGGTGGGGCTTCGCCGGGTTCGCGGTGCTCGCGGGCATCTCCTTCGCCGCCGTCAACCAGGCGCTCGTCGCCCTGCTCAGCGGGATCGGGCGTTGGGTCGGCGCGCTCGTCGGAGTCGTCGCGTTCGCCACCGGGCTGATCTCGACGATCCCCGGCTGGCTCGCCGGCCTCGGGTACGCGATGCCGACCGCCCCGGCGCTGGGCGGGCTCATCGCCCCGAACGGCGCGGCCGCGAGCGGCCTGGTGGTGTGGGCCGTGCTGTCGCTGGGGGCCGCGACCCTCGCCGTCGCGCTGCGTCGCACGACCTCCGCGAAGGCCGTGCTGGCCGCGGCATAG